In Treponema primitia ZAS-2, a genomic segment contains:
- a CDS encoding DUF3781 domain-containing protein: MPKIEISKLHTTEMGIVRIKRNLGLDTDDVVAWCKQAVGSADNKSITQRGKNWYVHGDGYVLTINVNSHTIITAHKA; the protein is encoded by the coding sequence ATGCCTAAAATAGAAATAAGCAAATTACACACTACAGAAATGGGCATTGTACGTATCAAGAGGAACCTCGGCCTGGATACTGATGATGTAGTTGCTTGGTGCAAGCAGGCAGTAGGCAGCGCTGATAACAAATCTATTACCCAAAGGGGTAAAAATTGGTATGTCCATGGCGATGGCTATGTGTTGACCATCAATGTGAACAGCCACACCATAATCACGGCGCATAAAGCGTAA
- a CDS encoding MarR family transcriptional regulator — protein MNKEEQVLLAFRELFNKMVWLDKLKMEDSLKGYKPSEVHCIEYIGKNADSNVTKLAEAFYMTRGAITKLTRKLMEKGIIESYQKPDNKKEIYFKLTKQGKAIDKLHEKLHKEFQERDKAVFEQVTEKQFDSMLSFVETYSRHLDGEINKLTL, from the coding sequence ATGAACAAGGAAGAACAGGTCCTATTGGCTTTCAGAGAATTATTTAACAAGATGGTTTGGCTTGACAAGCTCAAGATGGAAGACAGCCTTAAAGGGTATAAGCCTTCTGAAGTACATTGCATCGAATACATCGGAAAAAATGCAGATTCCAATGTGACAAAACTTGCGGAAGCTTTTTATATGACCCGGGGGGCCATAACAAAACTCACCCGGAAGCTCATGGAAAAAGGTATTATCGAAAGCTACCAGAAACCGGATAATAAGAAAGAAATCTATTTTAAGCTTACTAAGCAAGGGAAAGCAATTGACAAACTCCATGAAAAACTGCATAAAGAGTTTCAAGAGCGGGATAAAGCCGTATTTGAACAGGTAACTGAAAAACAATTTGACAGCATGCTGAGCTTCGTGGAAACCTATAGCCGGCATTTGGACGGAGAAATCAACAAGCTCACCCTTTAG
- the tilS gene encoding tRNA lysidine(34) synthetase TilS — protein sequence MKTFEASVAAALGSRPAGTVFLAAVSGGADSTAMLAALAALRDRAGAAGGAFELRCLHVEHGIRPAAESRGDAAAVKALCAELGVPCRVVSIRPGKIAETGKEKRIGIEAAARLYRHTAWNREAQRIGAAAVLVAHTRDDLLETTLMRFLRGSGPGGLAALRQSRGRILRPILGLGRAEVLAYLAKRGLPYRTDSTNADPVYLRNRIRLKLIPCLDEFFPFWRKAVLELGETQRLSADFLSAEAARIPWKTTAPETLTLPVEEFFSHSEIIREEALFAALDRMRSKDSPGGQPRRRSLRLFAQREVSSLDLGFASLADEGADITLRRKPRSYEKGFSLLIKEPGIYKLKELTIKILSGAELENPGSASNEDGKFPAVLPAKVPGFFTGLPLVFRRYYPGDSISRGGRHYRGADITDKAGRAALITAYDARGPVAFIGPGRAGPGIGVLLAREEMNQKDRDTSPFFSIIVGGIDVQ from the coding sequence ATGAAAACCTTTGAGGCCTCCGTTGCTGCGGCTCTGGGCAGCCGGCCTGCGGGCACGGTGTTCCTCGCCGCGGTTTCCGGGGGGGCGGACTCCACCGCTATGCTGGCAGCTTTAGCAGCGCTCCGGGACCGGGCCGGGGCTGCCGGTGGCGCCTTTGAACTGCGCTGCCTCCATGTGGAACACGGGATACGGCCCGCTGCTGAAAGCCGGGGGGATGCGGCGGCGGTGAAGGCCCTTTGCGCGGAACTGGGGGTTCCCTGCCGGGTGGTTTCTATCAGGCCGGGGAAAATTGCGGAGACTGGGAAGGAAAAGCGGATAGGCATCGAGGCGGCGGCGCGGCTCTACCGGCATACGGCCTGGAACCGGGAGGCCCAGCGTATCGGGGCGGCAGCGGTGCTGGTGGCCCATACACGGGATGATCTTCTGGAAACTACCCTGATGCGCTTCCTCCGGGGGTCCGGGCCTGGGGGGTTGGCGGCTTTGCGGCAATCCCGGGGCCGCATACTCAGGCCTATCCTGGGACTGGGGCGAGCGGAGGTCCTGGCTTACCTGGCGAAACGGGGTTTGCCCTACCGTACGGATTCTACCAATGCGGACCCTGTTTATTTGCGGAACCGGATCAGGCTCAAGCTGATCCCTTGCCTGGATGAATTTTTCCCTTTCTGGAGGAAGGCTGTGCTGGAACTGGGGGAAACTCAGCGGCTCAGTGCGGATTTCTTGTCCGCAGAAGCCGCCCGGATTCCCTGGAAAACAACGGCCCCGGAAACCCTTACTTTGCCTGTTGAAGAATTTTTCTCACATAGCGAGATTATCCGGGAGGAAGCGCTTTTTGCCGCCCTGGACCGGATGCGAAGCAAGGATTCCCCGGGGGGGCAGCCCCGGCGACGGAGTCTCAGGCTTTTTGCCCAGCGGGAAGTTTCATCCCTGGATTTGGGATTCGCCTCCCTGGCGGATGAGGGTGCCGATATTACCCTGCGCAGGAAGCCCCGCAGCTATGAAAAGGGCTTTTCACTGTTGATTAAAGAGCCGGGAATATATAAGCTAAAAGAGCTTACCATTAAGATACTGAGCGGAGCAGAACTGGAAAATCCAGGGTCGGCTTCGAATGAAGATGGAAAGTTCCCCGCAGTACTTCCAGCGAAGGTTCCCGGGTTTTTCACCGGCCTTCCCCTGGTTTTCCGGCGGTATTATCCCGGGGACAGCATAAGTCGGGGCGGACGGCATTACCGGGGGGCGGATATCACCGATAAAGCCGGACGCGCCGCCCTTATCACCGCTTACGATGCCAGGGGCCCTGTGGCCTTTATCGGGCCGGGCCGGGCCGGGCCGGGTATCGGTGTCTTGCTGGCCAGGGAAGAGATGAATCAGAAAGACCGGGATACCAGCCCGTTCTTTTCTATAATAGTTGGGGGTATTGATGTTCAATGA
- a CDS encoding MFS transporter: MHKNPMFSKDFILVAIGQIISIFGNQIVRFALPLYLLNQTGSSVLFGTILAVSFIPMLLLFPLGGIIADRLNKRNIMVILDFSTAILIFLFYVLSGKIDIVPLVAVTMIILYSIQGAYQPAVQASVPILVGAEHIMQGNSVINLISSLGSMVGSVLGGILFSLVGLAPILYVSVGCFSASAVMEIFIHIPFEKRKPTGNIFVTGFNDLKDSFVFMFKERPVLWKVSVIYASVNLFLTPLILIGFPVLITQHLGFTSNTANRLYGYAQGVVAAGAISGGLLAGILSTKLKSRASPLILLGCSVSVLIGGIALRTLKGSMEIYIILVIGGGLLTALSTLFQIQVITNLQILTPKELTGKVISCVICLCMCTIPLGQFLYGIVFEKIGSNTYLPFYVSGLLMIGIGVFTRRIFYGIDQLIEG, encoded by the coding sequence ATGCATAAAAACCCGATGTTTTCAAAGGATTTCATACTTGTCGCCATAGGCCAGATTATTTCCATCTTCGGCAATCAGATAGTACGTTTTGCCCTTCCTCTTTACCTGCTAAACCAGACAGGTTCGTCCGTTTTATTCGGGACCATCCTGGCAGTATCGTTTATCCCCATGCTTTTACTGTTCCCCCTAGGGGGGATCATTGCCGACAGGCTTAATAAAAGGAACATCATGGTGATTCTGGATTTCAGCACCGCAATCCTCATTTTCCTGTTTTATGTGCTGTCAGGGAAAATAGATATTGTGCCGCTTGTGGCAGTGACCATGATTATTTTATACAGCATCCAGGGCGCCTATCAGCCGGCGGTTCAGGCAAGTGTACCTATTCTGGTAGGGGCGGAGCATATCATGCAGGGGAATTCGGTAATAAATCTGATTAGCTCCCTGGGCAGTATGGTTGGGTCGGTGCTTGGGGGTATTTTGTTCTCCCTTGTCGGCTTAGCGCCAATCCTGTATGTAAGCGTCGGCTGTTTTTCCGCATCCGCAGTAATGGAGATTTTCATCCATATTCCCTTTGAAAAAAGGAAACCCACAGGAAACATATTCGTTACGGGCTTCAACGACCTTAAAGATAGTTTTGTCTTTATGTTTAAAGAGCGGCCTGTCCTATGGAAAGTGTCCGTAATATACGCTTCTGTAAATTTATTTTTAACTCCATTGATTTTAATAGGATTCCCGGTTTTAATTACCCAACACTTGGGATTCACCTCAAATACCGCCAATCGCTTATACGGATATGCTCAGGGCGTAGTAGCTGCCGGCGCTATATCCGGGGGTCTGCTCGCAGGAATACTGTCAACAAAACTGAAATCCAGGGCAAGCCCGCTTATCTTACTAGGCTGCTCAGTATCCGTGCTCATAGGGGGAATTGCCCTACGAACTCTGAAAGGGTCAATGGAAATCTACATCATCCTGGTAATTGGCGGCGGCCTGTTGACGGCCTTATCAACCTTATTTCAAATTCAGGTAATAACAAACCTACAAATTTTAACGCCTAAAGAGTTAACCGGAAAAGTCATTTCATGCGTTATATGTTTATGTATGTGTACAATTCCTCTTGGCCAGTTCCTGTACGGCATTGTTTTTGAGAAGATAGGAAGCAATACCTACCTTCCGTTTTATGTTTCAGGATTGTTAATGATAGGAATTGGTGTTTTTACCCGCCGTATTTTTTATGGAATCGACCAACTGATAGAAGGGTAA